In the Lepisosteus oculatus isolate fLepOcu1 chromosome 6, fLepOcu1.hap2, whole genome shotgun sequence genome, one interval contains:
- the chchd7 gene encoding coiled-coil-helix-coiled-coil-helix domain-containing protein 7, which translates to MVQKMSPNARKLRDQDTNPCIEETDGSRKCLDGNNYNRDMCSAYFLRYKNCRKFWHNIMIQRRRDGVKPDMPAAEERQKILEALGGKPY; encoded by the exons ATGGTACAGAAGATGTCTCCTAATGCACGCAAACTTAGAGatcaggacaccaatccatgtATAGAG GAAACTGATGGTTCTAGAAAATGTTTAGATGGAAATAACTACAATAGAGACATGTGTTCAGCTTATTTCCTAAGATACAAAAACTGCAGAAAGTTCTGG CACAACATAATGATTCAGAGGAGACGTGATGGAGTTAAACCTGACATGCCTGCTGCTGAAGAGAGACAGAAAATTTTAGAAGCCTTGGGAGGGAAACCATATTaa